Below is a genomic region from Verrucomicrobiales bacterium.
GGACGCGATGATTCGCGACTTGGGATTTCAGCCGGCCGGAGCCGAGGATCTGGAGAACCGTTTCTGGCAACGGTTCTCCAGCTCGGTGGTTCACTCTCGTTCGGTGCTTCCGTCGCGTCTGACCGAATCCCTGGCTGACTTGATGTCCGACGACTTCCTGGCTCGCGCAGGAAATGGGCTTATTCTAACGCCCGCCGCACTCCCGTTGATCAGCCGCGGGTCGGCACCCGAGCTGTCACGACGGGTGAAGGAGGCCTTCGACCCGCACCACCTGTTTCCGGAGCTTCCAGCATGAGTTTCAACTTTTCCTTACCCGCTTCGCCGAAGTCTCGTTTCCTCGACGACCAAAAGGCACTGAGCTGCATTCATTGCGGCCTGTGCTTGTCGTCCTGCCCCACCTATCTGGTAACGGGCAATGAGAACGATTCGCCACGGGGCCGGATCTATTTGATGCGGGCGCTTCAGGACGGCCGACTGCCCTTGCACGAGGACAGTGTCAGGCACCTCGATTTGTGCCTGGGCTGCCGGGCGTGTGAGGCGGTGTGTCCTAGCGGTGTGCCATACGGAGAGCTGCTCGAGCACACGCGCGAACACATCGAGAGCCATCACTCCAGGTCCCCATGGCAAACGTTCCTGCGACGGGTTGCCATCGAGAAGATCTTCCCGTTCCCCGAGCGCATGGAAATCGCGCTGGCGCCCGCGCGGGCGCTTAAGGCGCTCGGCGTCACCGCGTGGCTGCCTCGCCCGGTCCAGGAGGCCCTGTCACTCATCCCCCGCGAGGTGTCCCGGGCGGACTTGCCGACGACCAGTCCCGCGAGCCATCCGCCACTCGCGCGCGGCCGGGTGGGGTTTATCAATGGCTGCGTGATGTCCGTGATGTTCGGTCAAACCCATCGAAACAGTGTTCGCTTGTTGAACCAGCTCGGATACGAGGTCGTCACGCCGCCGGACCAGCCGTGCTGTGGAGCGCTGTTTGCTCACGGCGGCAACCTGACCGCAGCTCGCGATCTCGCGCGCAAGACCATCGAGATCTTCGAGCGCCAGGACTGCGATCTGGTTGTCATCAACGCGGCCGGATGTGGCTCCACGCTCAAGGAGTATGGGCATCTGCTGTCGGCGGATGCGGCCTGGGCTGAACGAGGCCGACGGTTCAGCGCCAAAGTCAAAGATTTGAGCGAGGTCTTGGTCTCAGGGCTGCCAACCGGTCCCGTCCCCGTCAGGAACAGCGAGTCTATCGGCGCCTTGCGAGTAACCTGCCACGACGCTTGCCATTTGGCCCACGCCCAACGGATCACCGCCCCTCCGCGTCGCTTGGTGCAATCGGTGGCCGGCGCCAACTACGTCGAATTGCCCGAGGCAGATGTATGCTGCGGGAGCGCCGGCAGCTACAATCTCACCGAGCCCGGGATGGCCGGCCGGCTTCAAGATCGAAAAATCCAAAACATTCTCAACTCGAAAGCCGATATCGTCGTCACCACCAACCCCGGCTGCTTGCTGCAAATGCAGGCGGGCCTGGCCAAAGCAGGCGCCGACCGCATTCGCGCCCTGCACCTAGCCGACTTTTTGGTGGAATTCGGCGGCGCAGGTTGTGAGTCTCCATGACTGTTGCCAGGAGCAGGATCCCCGCTACTTCTCGCTTGTGTCCCGAAACAGAATCCACAAACACTGCCCGATGATCACTTACTGGTTGCGAAGCATCGTCGCCGCAGCACTTTGTCTCGGCGTCAACGTCACCATCCTCTCATCAACCGCACTGGGCGCCAACTCCTACGCCGAGAATCCAGGGGCAGCCGGCAACGGCGCCTTCACCATCGGCCCTGACTACACCATCGACCCAGACCTGGTAGACCAAGGCAATCCCAAAGGCAAAGCCTTCGAGTTCACCCTGCGATTGGCTGACAGCAAAATCTTCCGCGGGGACGACGCCACGCTGGAGCCGGCTCAAAAAGCAGTCCGGACGGAACGTAAAATCTTCGTTTATATCCCCGCCGCCTACCGAGACGGCAGCAAGGCCGCGGTGCTCGTGACGCACGACGGGCCCAGCCAGCTGAACCTGGTTCGCAACGCCCTGGACAACCTCACGGTCTCCAAGAACCCGGACCGAAAACTCCCAGCCTTCCTGGTCATCGCGGTCGAGAATGGTGGGAACGATGGTAAGAACAGTGAACGGGGTCTCGAGTATGACACGATGTCCGATCGGTTCGCCCGCTTTATCAACGACGAAGTGTTCCCGGCGGTGCTGGGCAACGCGGCGATCAAGGCCGCCTATCCAGGTCTTGCGATCACCGACAACCCGTGGGGTCGGGCCACCATGGGTTGCAGTTCGGGAGGGGCCGCGGCGTTGACCATGGGATGGTTTCGTCCGGACCTATTCCGTCGGATCATTGCCTATTCAGGCACCTTCGTGGACCAGCAGGATGACGACGCTCCGGAAGAAGCTAAATACCCCTATGGTGCCTGGGAGTATCACTCCAGCCTGAAGCTCATCCTCAACAGTGAGAAGAAGCCGCTTCGCATTTTTACGCACGTCTCGGAAAATGACCTACGGGCCAAGGACCCGGAATCGACCCAACACAATTGGGTGATGGCTGGCGAACGTACTCAGTCCGCCCTTCAAGCGAAGGGCTACGCGCATCGTTACGTGTTCTCACGCGCCACTGGCCATTGCGATCGCAAAGTCTTCGAGCAAACGCTGGCGGATACCCTGGTCTGGATCTGGAGAGGTTACCGTCAGGAGTAATTACTCCAGCGAAATAGCTTGCTGCCCCTTCCGATGCGCGGGTAGTGTCGCTTCAGCGTCGGAGCGTAGCTCAGCCTGGTAGAGCACTTGGTTTGGGACCAAGACGTCGCAGGTTCAAATCCTGTCGCTCCGACCATTCTCCCTTCCCTTCCCTGATCTCGCGGTATTAACCAGCCCCGTTCGCTAAAGCAGAACCGCTTCGCCTGGAGTTCGCAGCTCGCACGGATGGGCAAAGATCTCAGGGAACTGTCTCATCACTCTGAGAACGAGTGCGATCTCCCATTACCTAGCCTCAGAACCCCTCTCCTGGATCCGTGTCCTCCATAAAATCGGTGGGTGAGTCCGTTCCCCCTGCTAGCTTTAGTCCCTTTGGTCGGCCAGGGCCCATAGAGATTCCGCAAGCCGACGGAAGAGATCGTATGCGGTACAAACAAAAACCGGCGTCCTGATCAAAAGACGCCGGTGGCTATTGGAAAGTCAGAACTACTTGAGCTTCTTGACGCTCAGTGCCAGACGGGATTTTTTCCGGTCGGCCTTACCCCAATGAACGACTCCATTCTTGGCCGCCTTATCGAACGCGGAGGCCACTTCGCTCAACGCCTTCACGGCTTCCTCTTTCTTGCCTGTCTTGAGGGCGTCGTTCAAACGACGTTCCAGGGTCTTCAAACGGCTCTTCGAGCGGCGGTTAGTGGAGGCGCGACGAGCGCTGTTACGCACGCGGCGTTCGGCTGATTTCGTATTCGGCATAGCTATTTATCAATCACGACTCTTGTAAGAGGGCGCATTTGTATCGGATTTCACGGAGTTGTCAACGATCTGAATCGCGAATTTCACCGGTTTTGGCAGCCCAGCTCCATGAAATCCGTTGAACAAGCCCAATGTCTCTGCTATTCAGAACTTCAGAATCAACAACCCTCAAGAAGTAAACCATATGCCCATTCATCCGTTTGCCACCCGCTGGCGAGGTCGTGCTCTCGCTTTCGGTCTGAGCCTAATCTCTTCGTCCGCTCTGCTTGCCCAGGATTCCGAGCCGCCTGTCGTCGAAAAAGCTCAACGACTGGGCTTCCCCAACAGCATCACGGTCACCTTCAACGAACCCGTCACCCCAGCCTCGGCCGGGAACAAGGCCGGCTACACCCTGGATAACGGTGCCGCCGTCCAAACGGTGACGGTGCTGGCTCCCAATTCCGTGCGTTTGACCACCACCGGACTTGCCGAGGACTCCGTGTACACTCTCACGGTCAACGGCCTCGTGGATCTCGCCACGCCTCCCAACACCCAAGCTGCAGCTCAAAGCTTGCTCGTGAACAATGCCCAGGGGTCGATCTCCCTGCGCACCTACACCGGACTGTTTGGGGGTAGTATCGAGTCTCTGGTCGCGGATCCCAAATTTCCGGACAGCCCCGACCTGGTCAGCTATGCGACCACCATGGAGAACTCCGAGAACACCGCGATCGTCGGCTACCAAATGGCCGGGTATCTGCATCCTCAGCAAAGCGGCATTTATGTCTTTTACATCTCCGGGAACAACACCACCACCCGGCTGCTTTTAAGCTCCGATGCCGATCCCAATAACAAGATTGAGCTGATTTTGGGAGGAACCACCGGAGTGCAGAATTTCAGCGCGCCCTCCACGGAAGTTCTCCTCGAGGCCGGCCAAAAGTACTACATTGAGGCTCTCGCCAAGCGCGTGTGGGGCGGCGGATCCTTCCACGTGGGCTGGCAGTATGAGACCTGGGCAGAACCGCAGCTGATCACCGGGGAACACCTGTCGTCACTCGCCCCATCGGGCCCCGTCAGCATCCCGACCCCTCCCTCGGCCACGACCACTTCAGTCGGCGGCACGGTTGAGTTGACCGTCGGCGCTGCTGGCACGCCTCCCTACACCTATCAATGGCGGAAGAATGGCGGAGCCATCTCAGGCGCAACCGCGGCAAGCTATCGCATCGCCTTCGCGTCGGTGGAAGACGCCGGGGACTACACGGTCGAGGTCAAGAACGCCTTCAGCTCAGCCATCTCCGCCCCCGCTAAAATGACCGTCCAAGGTGGAAGTGGTGTGGCCGGCCCTCACCTGGTCTCGGCTGGCAGCTTCGCCGGCGGGCCGATCGGTGTTCAATTCGACACGACCCTGGACTCCGCCAGCGCCGCTGATCTCGCCAACTACCGTGTCTTCGCCAACGGCAAGGCCTACCCCATCACCAAGGCTACAGTCCGAGCCGATGGCCGATCGGTGCTCCTGGAATTCGTCGGAAACGACCTGCCAGATCCTTTCACCGTAAAAATCGAAGGGGTCAAGAACAGCCAAGGGGTCGCCATGGGCGAGGCCGGGTTGATCCTGGGAAGCCGGCTCGACCTCACACTCGAGGACATCGGCGGTCCCATCGAGTCGGGCAGCGCCGTCAGCACCAAGGGCGGCAGCGTGGAGGTGATTGCCGGAGGCCTGCGCACCTGGGACAACACCGACTCTTTCAACTTCATCTATACCGAGCGCACCGGCAACTTCGACGTCAGTGTCCGGGTGGATAGCGTCGAGCAACTCGGGGCGAAGGGCGGCGATCCGAAGGCAGCCCTCATGGCCCGTGCCGACACCACTCCCGGCAGTCAGAACGTCTCCCTGAACGTGGTTGCGACCCGTGGCTATATCGAATATCTCAATCGACCAAATGCCAACGGCGGAACCACCGAGTTCAACCCGAGCACCAGCCCCGGATTGACCTTCCCCCAATGGATCCGCCTGCAGCGCGATGGCGATGTCTTCCGAAGCTTCCGTTCCGCGAACGGCAAAGACTGGACCGTGATCAGCGAAGGCACGGTCGTCATGCCGGAGGCTATCCTGGTCGGCTTGAACACCAACCCCGACATCAATGAAGCCGGCGCCCGCCTCAAAGTGCAGTATTCCAATCTGTCTCTCGCCCCCGCTGATCAAGGTTTCCAATGGACGGACATCGGCGACCCCGCGCCCATCACAGCGGGTAAAGTGAGTTTCGGAACCGAACCAGGCGAAGTAGAAGTGGAAGCCGGCGGCCTCCGCACCTGGGATAACACGGATTCCTTCAACTTCGTCTACAAGGAATACACTGGCGACTTCGATGTGAAAGTCCGGGTGAACAGCGTCACTCAAAATGGCACTCCCGGCGGAGACCCCAAGGCGGCGCTGATGGCTCGGGCAGATCTGACTCCGGGCAGTCCCAACGTCTCGCTCAACGTGGTCGCCACCCGTGGCTACATCGAGTATCTGTACCGTCCCAACGCCAATAGCGGGACGACCGAGTTCAGTCCCAGCACCAGCCCGGGCCTGACGTTCCCTCAATGGATCCGGCTGCGCCGCAGTGGGAATAAGTTCATCAGCTACCGTTCTACGGACAGCCGGAACTGGAGCAAGGTCAGCGAAGGTGAAGTCGGCCTGCCCGAAACGGTGCT
It encodes:
- a CDS encoding (Fe-S)-binding protein, giving the protein MSFNFSLPASPKSRFLDDQKALSCIHCGLCLSSCPTYLVTGNENDSPRGRIYLMRALQDGRLPLHEDSVRHLDLCLGCRACEAVCPSGVPYGELLEHTREHIESHHSRSPWQTFLRRVAIEKIFPFPERMEIALAPARALKALGVTAWLPRPVQEALSLIPREVSRADLPTTSPASHPPLARGRVGFINGCVMSVMFGQTHRNSVRLLNQLGYEVVTPPDQPCCGALFAHGGNLTAARDLARKTIEIFERQDCDLVVINAAGCGSTLKEYGHLLSADAAWAERGRRFSAKVKDLSEVLVSGLPTGPVPVRNSESIGALRVTCHDACHLAHAQRITAPPRRLVQSVAGANYVELPEADVCCGSAGSYNLTEPGMAGRLQDRKIQNILNSKADIVVTTNPGCLLQMQAGLAKAGADRIRALHLADFLVEFGGAGCESP
- a CDS encoding esterase family protein; the encoded protein is MITYWLRSIVAAALCLGVNVTILSSTALGANSYAENPGAAGNGAFTIGPDYTIDPDLVDQGNPKGKAFEFTLRLADSKIFRGDDATLEPAQKAVRTERKIFVYIPAAYRDGSKAAVLVTHDGPSQLNLVRNALDNLTVSKNPDRKLPAFLVIAVENGGNDGKNSERGLEYDTMSDRFARFINDEVFPAVLGNAAIKAAYPGLAITDNPWGRATMGCSSGGAAALTMGWFRPDLFRRIIAYSGTFVDQQDDDAPEEAKYPYGAWEYHSSLKLILNSEKKPLRIFTHVSENDLRAKDPESTQHNWVMAGERTQSALQAKGYAHRYVFSRATGHCDRKVFEQTLADTLVWIWRGYRQE
- a CDS encoding 30S ribosomal protein S20 encodes the protein MPNTKSAERRVRNSARRASTNRRSKSRLKTLERRLNDALKTGKKEEAVKALSEVASAFDKAAKNGVVHWGKADRKKSRLALSVKKLK
- a CDS encoding immunoglobulin domain-containing protein, with the translated sequence MPIHPFATRWRGRALAFGLSLISSSALLAQDSEPPVVEKAQRLGFPNSITVTFNEPVTPASAGNKAGYTLDNGAAVQTVTVLAPNSVRLTTTGLAEDSVYTLTVNGLVDLATPPNTQAAAQSLLVNNAQGSISLRTYTGLFGGSIESLVADPKFPDSPDLVSYATTMENSENTAIVGYQMAGYLHPQQSGIYVFYISGNNTTTRLLLSSDADPNNKIELILGGTTGVQNFSAPSTEVLLEAGQKYYIEALAKRVWGGGSFHVGWQYETWAEPQLITGEHLSSLAPSGPVSIPTPPSATTTSVGGTVELTVGAAGTPPYTYQWRKNGGAISGATAASYRIAFASVEDAGDYTVEVKNAFSSAISAPAKMTVQGGSGVAGPHLVSAGSFAGGPIGVQFDTTLDSASAADLANYRVFANGKAYPITKATVRADGRSVLLEFVGNDLPDPFTVKIEGVKNSQGVAMGEAGLILGSRLDLTLEDIGGPIESGSAVSTKGGSVEVIAGGLRTWDNTDSFNFIYTERTGNFDVSVRVDSVEQLGAKGGDPKAALMARADTTPGSQNVSLNVVATRGYIEYLNRPNANGGTTEFNPSTSPGLTFPQWIRLQRDGDVFRSFRSANGKDWTVISEGTVVMPEAILVGLNTNPDINEAGARLKVQYSNLSLAPADQGFQWTDIGDPAPITAGKVSFGTEPGEVEVEAGGLRTWDNTDSFNFVYKEYTGDFDVKVRVNSVTQNGTPGGDPKAALMARADLTPGSPNVSLNVVATRGYIEYLYRPNANSGTTEFSPSTSPGLTFPQWIRLRRSGNKFISYRSTDSRNWSKVSEGEVGLPETVLVGLNTNSDIDKEGSSLSVSYSGLGNVSSKITLADQGLAAADIGGPIEAGYVTTPDGCGDIDVVAGGLRTWDNSDSFTFVYEPKQGDFDVRVRVDKVEQLGAPGGDPKAALMARENIEPGSPNVSLNVVATRGYIEYLYRPTQNGGTTEFNPSTSPGLTFPQWIRLKREANTFTSFRSTDGFTWTQISSGEVSMADEILVGLNTNADRDEAGSLLSVQYRDYGPVPAQRPAPSLSAVRGPAGFVLSWPEADTGFVLEGKGSITDPIWNTVPGAPAVVNGRYTVTIPNTAPAAYFRLRQP